A genome region from Paenibacillus sp. J23TS9 includes the following:
- a CDS encoding WIAG-tail domain, giving the protein MKKKGNKRVDRPVKRLYYVMDNPDIHELGMISKPSMATEPKNEDTNAQIRSITTEPQLEAEISVQAEALVLEEMEEENLSIAETAVEEEPRLVEEAAVEKEAAVEEEQELKEEQELKEELRLEEEPANIRLPQQVVEQRFAEKKLPDTLQPFIYTEDLSDGAVITSKISLRAIDSSRLKPGAVNGEAIADYAVTNVHLADAAVTSSKIAPFSILEEHLVDHAISGNKLRDHSIGGEKLREGSISSAKLQDQAIASDKIADGSIRSRHLAELVISSELIQEEAVTESKIAGSSIRAHHLVNGAIDTSKLADGSVISSKIRDGEITGEKIRENSLEGTHLRSQSLTGDLLADGAIGSDQIAPGSIGSVQLADGSVISSHLQQGAVTSDKIAPFAVTGNHFAEGTVHGSHIGAGEITAVHIADHSIDSVKLAEQSVGTAHIVEQTVTSSKISDQSILPSKIANEAVQTRHLAQGAVRASQIAPDSVAGEHIRKRAIQGGHLAENSVESTHLQQASIQGSHIAQSAVEERHIAEEAIGSSQLQSTSVTAEKLANASVTVEKLAPRSVRGQIIAAEGVHGEHIQARAVSSRHLAEQSVESEAIVDDAVLSRHIRTGAIAAEHLQRGIIGSDILGKSSVTSDQLAANSIQSKHLNPSIVGPIHLTDHAVTSLKLSPESVATDKIQDLAITASKLADGSVSSSKITKGAVNKEHVAEGAVHSLAIEDGAVEFRHLAAEAVGSEQLQPGIVQEIHLASGAVNSKAIQEASVTALHMAAESVGSSQLQTGSVTEWHLAPGSIAAEALQEEAVTADKIAPGAVGNSHLQRESVASAQLREKAVQKWHIALGAVEYRHLAAESVGESQMQPGIIGEKHLASGAVNSKAIQQASVTALHMAAESVGSSQLQTGSVTEQHLAPGSVASEGLQEEAVTADKIAPGAVGNNHLQRESVASAQLQEKAVQKWHIALGAVEHRHLAAESVGEDQLQPGIVQEIHLAEGSVHSKAIQDASVTALHMAAESVGSSQLQTGSVTEQHLAPGSVASEALQEEAVTADKIAPGAIGNDHLQQESVGPAQLQENAVQNWQIALEAVENKHLAAESVGEEQLQSGIIGEKHLASGAVNSKAIKEASVTALHMAAESIGSSQLQTGSVTEQHLAPRSVASEALQEEAVTAYKIAPGAIGNDHLQRESVAAAQLQENAVQNWHIALEAVENRHLAAESVGEEQLQPGIIGEKHLAGGAVNSEAIKAAAVTALHMAAESVGSSQLQTGSVTEQHLAPRSVASEALQEEAVTADKIASGAIGNDHLQRESVAAAQLQEKAVQNWHIALEAVENKHLAAESVGEEQLQPGIIGEKHLASGAVNSEAIKAAAVTALHMAAESVGSVNLQQDAVRSIHLHEKSVQQRHICPDAIVQRHLADNSVGAEQLQSESIAEHHLTESSVNGGAIQDGAVTSSKIAYESVGSHQLTSDAIASYHLQAGAVQEHHLADEVVNTNHLAFESVGSSQLQTGSVTEMHLALGSVSAEALQAEAVTAGKIAPGSIGNEHLQQESVASAQLQVKAVQKWHIAPGAVDYMHLAAESVGEEQLQPGIIGEQHLTSEAVNTEALGRGAVTAEKLAESSIGSTHIQSGSIGGRHLVPGAIHGEAIRDGAVHGAKIAPGSIGSTHIQPESIRPLHLQAESIQEWHLQQGAVSSWHLQEQSIQSRHLAHQSVSAAHLAFAPVRSASQQPSVQQFGIASFRIGEGQMQVEVPITLQEPYPSNHYVIVAMCNHSDFYAVLKTQREDTAFIEVVRRQGGAETFGFLSWIAVGSAPAAVDESGGFPFTGRS; this is encoded by the coding sequence TTGAAAAAGAAAGGTAACAAACGGGTAGATAGACCGGTCAAACGCCTTTACTATGTGATGGATAATCCGGATATACATGAGCTGGGTATGATCAGTAAGCCGAGCATGGCGACCGAGCCGAAAAACGAGGATACAAATGCTCAGATCAGATCCATTACCACGGAACCTCAGCTGGAGGCGGAAATCTCCGTGCAGGCTGAAGCGTTGGTCTTGGAAGAAATGGAAGAGGAAAATTTAAGTATTGCCGAGACCGCAGTGGAGGAAGAACCCAGACTGGTGGAAGAAGCCGCAGTGGAGAAAGAAGCCGCCGTGGAGGAAGAACAAGAACTGAAGGAAGAACAAGAACTGAAGGAAGAACTCAGACTGGAGGAAGAACCCGCAAATATTCGTTTGCCGCAGCAGGTTGTGGAGCAAAGGTTCGCGGAAAAGAAGCTTCCGGATACGCTGCAGCCCTTTATCTATACGGAAGATTTGAGTGATGGAGCTGTAATCACCTCCAAAATTTCCTTGCGTGCCATTGATTCTTCCAGATTGAAGCCCGGTGCCGTAAATGGCGAGGCTATCGCCGATTATGCGGTTACGAATGTTCATTTAGCAGACGCAGCCGTTACTTCCTCCAAAATCGCTCCGTTTTCTATCTTGGAAGAGCATCTGGTTGACCACGCGATCAGCGGAAACAAGCTTCGGGATCATTCCATTGGCGGGGAGAAGCTTCGCGAAGGCAGCATCTCATCCGCGAAGCTTCAGGATCAGGCCATCGCATCGGATAAAATCGCGGACGGTTCCATCCGTTCACGTCATCTTGCCGAGTTGGTGATCTCAAGTGAATTAATACAAGAAGAGGCTGTAACTGAAAGTAAAATCGCCGGATCAAGCATTCGGGCTCATCATCTCGTTAATGGAGCGATTGACACCTCCAAGCTCGCGGATGGATCCGTGATTTCCTCAAAGATCCGTGACGGAGAAATTACCGGAGAGAAAATCAGGGAGAACTCGCTCGAAGGGACTCATCTCCGTAGTCAATCCCTGACGGGAGATTTGCTGGCAGACGGGGCAATTGGAAGCGACCAGATTGCACCAGGCAGCATCGGTTCGGTTCAGCTTGCAGATGGTTCTGTAATCAGCAGCCATCTCCAGCAAGGTGCAGTGACCTCCGATAAAATTGCACCTTTTGCTGTGACAGGCAATCATTTTGCGGAAGGAACCGTACATGGCAGCCATATTGGAGCAGGAGAGATTACCGCTGTGCATATCGCCGATCACAGCATTGATTCGGTTAAGCTGGCAGAGCAGTCTGTTGGTACAGCCCATATCGTCGAGCAGACCGTAACTTCTTCCAAAATTTCTGACCAGAGCATTTTGCCGAGTAAAATTGCCAATGAAGCGGTTCAGACCCGTCACCTGGCGCAGGGAGCGGTACGTGCATCCCAAATTGCACCGGATTCAGTGGCAGGAGAGCATATTCGCAAAAGAGCGATTCAAGGGGGACATCTGGCGGAAAACAGTGTGGAATCCACGCATTTGCAGCAGGCGTCCATTCAGGGCAGTCATATCGCTCAGAGCGCTGTTGAAGAACGACATATTGCGGAAGAAGCGATCGGGTCCAGCCAACTGCAGTCCACCTCTGTTACGGCAGAGAAGCTAGCCAATGCGAGCGTTACCGTAGAAAAACTGGCACCGCGTTCTGTTAGAGGACAGATTATTGCTGCGGAAGGAGTCCACGGTGAACATATTCAAGCCAGGGCTGTCAGCAGCCGGCATTTGGCGGAGCAGAGCGTAGAATCAGAAGCCATTGTGGACGATGCGGTCTTGTCTCGCCATATTCGTACAGGAGCCATAGCGGCTGAACATCTGCAACGTGGAATTATCGGATCGGATATTCTCGGTAAGAGTTCGGTTACTTCAGATCAGCTTGCTGCCAACAGCATTCAATCCAAGCATTTGAACCCATCCATCGTGGGACCGATTCATCTGACCGATCATGCAGTAACTTCATTAAAATTATCACCCGAGAGCGTGGCTACGGACAAAATACAGGATCTGGCCATTACGGCCAGCAAACTGGCGGACGGCAGCGTCTCATCTTCGAAAATTACCAAGGGAGCTGTGAACAAAGAACATGTGGCCGAAGGGGCTGTTCATTCCCTCGCCATAGAAGACGGGGCGGTTGAATTCAGGCATTTGGCAGCCGAAGCGGTTGGTTCGGAGCAGCTGCAGCCTGGAATTGTGCAGGAGATTCATCTGGCGAGCGGCGCGGTAAACTCGAAAGCCATCCAGGAAGCCTCAGTCACAGCGCTTCATATGGCAGCAGAGTCGGTGGGCAGCAGTCAGCTTCAGACCGGAAGCGTAACAGAATGGCATCTGGCCCCAGGGTCTATAGCAGCGGAAGCACTACAGGAAGAAGCGGTAACAGCAGATAAAATTGCACCAGGCGCGGTCGGGAATAGTCATCTTCAGCGGGAATCCGTAGCCTCAGCACAGCTTCGGGAGAAGGCCGTACAGAAATGGCATATTGCCCTCGGGGCGGTAGAGTATAGGCATTTGGCTGCCGAATCTGTCGGAGAAAGTCAGATGCAGCCTGGCATCATCGGGGAGAAGCATCTGGCGAGCGGCGCGGTAAACTCGAAAGCCATTCAGCAAGCCTCAGTCACAGCGCTTCATATGGCAGCAGAGTCGGTTGGCAGCAGTCAGCTACAGACCGGAAGCGTTACAGAGCAGCATCTGGCTCCAGGGTCTGTAGCATCGGAGGGACTGCAGGAAGAAGCGGTAACAGCAGATAAAATTGCACCAGGCGCAGTCGGGAATAATCATCTTCAGCGGGAATCCGTAGCCTCAGCACAGCTCCAGGAAAAGGCCGTGCAGAAATGGCATATAGCCCTCGGGGCGGTTGAACATAGGCATTTGGCCGCCGAATCTGTCGGAGAAGACCAGCTGCAGCCTGGAATCGTGCAGGAGATCCATCTGGCAGAAGGATCGGTGCATTCGAAAGCCATCCAGGATGCCTCAGTCACAGCACTTCATATGGCAGCAGAGTCGGTTGGCAGCAGTCAACTACAGACCGGAAGCGTTACAGAGCAGCATCTGGCTCCAGGGTCTGTAGCATCGGAGGCACTACAGGAAGAAGCGGTAACAGCAGATAAAATTGCACCAGGCGCGATCGGGAATGACCATCTTCAGCAGGAATCCGTAGGTCCAGCACAGCTTCAGGAGAATGCCGTGCAGAACTGGCAAATTGCCCTTGAAGCGGTAGAAAATAAGCATCTGGCTGCCGAATCAGTCGGAGAAGAACAGCTGCAGTCAGGCATCATCGGAGAGAAACATCTGGCAAGCGGCGCGGTGAACTCGAAAGCCATCAAGGAAGCCTCGGTCACAGCGCTTCATATGGCAGCGGAGTCGATTGGCAGCAGTCAGCTTCAGACCGGAAGCGTTACTGAACAGCATCTAGCCCCGAGGTCAGTAGCATCGGAAGCACTGCAGGAAGAAGCGGTAACAGCATATAAAATTGCACCAGGCGCGATCGGGAATGACCATCTTCAGCGGGAATCCGTAGCTGCAGCACAACTCCAGGAGAATGCCGTGCAGAACTGGCATATTGCCCTTGAGGCGGTAGAAAATAGGCATTTGGCTGCCGAATCGGTCGGAGAAGAACAGCTGCAGCCAGGCATCATCGGAGAGAAGCATCTGGCGGGCGGCGCGGTAAACTCGGAAGCCATCAAGGCAGCTGCGGTCACAGCGCTCCATATGGCAGCGGAGTCAGTTGGAAGCAGTCAACTACAGACCGGAAGCGTTACTGAACAGCATCTAGCCCCGAGGTCAGTAGCATCGGAAGCACTGCAGGAAGAAGCGGTAACAGCAGATAAAATTGCATCAGGCGCGATCGGGAATGACCATCTTCAGCGGGAATCCGTAGCTGCAGCACAGCTCCAGGAGAAGGCTGTGCAGAACTGGCATATTGCCCTTGAGGCGGTAGAAAATAAGCATCTGGCTGCCGAATCAGTCGGAGAAGAACAGCTGCAGCCCGGCATCATCGGAGAGAAGCATCTGGCGAGCGGCGCGGTAAACTCGGAAGCCATCAAGGCAGCCGCGGTCACAGCGCTCCATATGGCAGCGGAGTCGGTGGGAAGCGTAAATCTGCAGCAGGATGCCGTGCGGTCCATCCATCTTCATGAAAAAAGCGTGCAGCAAAGGCATATTTGTCCTGACGCCATCGTTCAGCGTCATTTGGCAGACAATTCGGTTGGTGCAGAGCAGCTCCAGTCCGAAAGCATTGCAGAGCACCATCTGACAGAGTCCTCGGTAAATGGAGGGGCCATTCAAGATGGTGCTGTAACAAGCAGTAAGATTGCTTACGAATCCGTCGGCAGCCATCAGCTGACATCGGACGCGATAGCGTCATATCATCTCCAGGCAGGCGCGGTACAGGAACACCATCTGGCAGATGAAGTGGTGAATACGAACCATCTGGCTTTTGAGTCTGTAGGCAGCAGTCAGCTTCAGACTGGAAGTGTGACGGAAATGCATTTAGCCCTGGGTTCCGTATCGGCGGAAGCTCTACAAGCCGAAGCTGTAACTGCGGGTAAGATTGCACCGGGTTCCATTGGTAATGAACATCTCCAGCAGGAATCTGTAGCATCTGCGCAGCTGCAGGTGAAGGCTGTGCAGAAATGGCATATTGCTCCTGGAGCGGTAGATTACATGCATTTGGCTGCCGAATCGGTGGGAGAAGAACAGCTTCAGCCCGGCATCATCGGAGAGCAGCATCTGACCAGTGAAGCGGTGAATACAGAAGCCTTGGGACGGGGGGCTGTAACAGCCGAGAAGCTGGCGGAATCTTCAATTGGCAGCACGCATATCCAGTCCGGTTCGATTGGCGGAAGGCATCTCGTTCCGGGTGCTATTCATGGAGAAGCAATTCGTGATGGCGCTGTCCATGGAGCCAAGATTGCGCCGGGCTCGATTGGCAGCACGCATATTCAACCTGAATCCATTCGTCCGCTTCACCTGCAGGCAGAGAGTATACAGGAGTGGCATCTGCAGCAGGGAGCCGTAAGCAGCTGGCATCTTCAGGAGCAGTCTATCCAAAGCCGGCATCTGGCTCACCAATCGGTTTCAGCAGCCCATCTCGCATTCGCGCCAGTACGAAGCGCTTCCCAGCAGCCAAGCGTTCAGCAGTTCGGTATTGCTTCATTCCGGATCGGAGAAGGCCAGATGCAGGTAGAAGTGCCAATTACATTGCAGGAGCCGTACCCAAGTAATCATTATGTGATTGTTGCGATGTGTAACCATTCCGATTTTTATGCTGTATTGAAAACCCAACGGGAGGATACGGCCTTTATCGAAGTCGTGCGCAGGCAGGGCGGAGCTGAGACCTTTGGCTTCCTCTCCTGGATTGCTGTGGGCTCCGCTCCAGCAGCCGTCGATGAATCCGGAGGCTTTCCATTTACAGGTCGTTCATAA
- a CDS encoding glycosyltransferase gives MQKPSRRKRQPQWRRKRSRTVSLLERRSCEHPVVSVIIPAMNEQKTIGNVIREAWQVHEACEVIVVANGCTDRTADIAAAMGAKVIRFERPLGHDVGRTIGAEASTGQILLFVDADMRVSCGHLRPFVNAVLNGTDIALNSYRGPVQHRQVHPVILAKHTLNSMLRRPDLLGASLTAVPHAMNRRAADIIGSPNLSIPPLAQAMAVHSGLKVSAVHDVPVGKLNRRRRGTANGQDPLQQVVIDDHLQAIDWYLSRTDPRGGYSDLGRDRDRVGR, from the coding sequence ATGCAAAAGCCATCCAGACGAAAGCGCCAGCCACAATGGAGACGAAAACGAAGCCGTACGGTAAGCCTTTTGGAACGCAGAAGCTGTGAGCACCCGGTCGTCTCGGTCATTATCCCTGCGATGAATGAACAAAAAACAATTGGAAATGTCATCAGGGAAGCATGGCAGGTACATGAGGCCTGTGAAGTAATCGTTGTGGCAAATGGCTGCACCGACCGCACAGCGGATATCGCAGCGGCGATGGGAGCTAAGGTAATACGGTTTGAGCGGCCGCTTGGACATGATGTGGGCAGAACCATTGGAGCTGAAGCATCCACGGGTCAAATACTGCTATTTGTCGATGCGGATATGAGGGTTTCATGCGGGCATTTGCGGCCCTTCGTAAATGCGGTATTGAATGGAACAGACATTGCATTGAACAGTTACCGCGGGCCGGTACAACATCGCCAGGTCCATCCTGTCATTTTAGCCAAGCATACGCTGAATTCGATGCTTAGACGCCCTGATCTGCTGGGTGCCTCGCTGACCGCTGTACCACATGCCATGAACCGCCGTGCAGCAGATATCATCGGGAGCCCCAATCTCTCAATCCCGCCACTAGCACAGGCTATGGCTGTTCATTCGGGTCTAAAAGTCTCAGCCGTCCATGACGTGCCCGTAGGCAAGCTGAATCGGCGCCGCAGGGGAACTGCAAACGGGCAGGATCCGCTGCAGCAGGTGGTCATTGACGATCATCTGCAGGCAATAGATTGGTACTTGTCACGCACAGACCCAAGAGGCGGTTACAGTGACCTTGGGCGGGACAGAGACCGGGTGGGAAGGTGA
- a CDS encoding glycosyltransferase family A protein, with product MKIKHRTSATSRKNKDPWVRRALKAGWRNGSLERAEAAEKKLHFYESSLQLSFVEWMNANINPRPGYALMKRLSAAYVLGFNKGKGSSENGVPLLLQGTAAAVVCASSEEDSLHNMVNELERLPLQEIIVVLNGCRDNSYTILNSHPLVTVVYYPELLGHDVGRSIGAKLTRADAVLFCDGDMVIPAEHLAPFLYAVDRGCDAALNDLNGLLPLFMHQDELTHCKSFLNMALGRSDLGANSLTAVPHALSGRLIREMDVRHLIVPPKAQALAILEGYRVEAVHTVDVFSGNRKREGNVGKGNAVADMIVGDHAEALDEILKRREASGSMRSLSRMDVALQRNAI from the coding sequence TTGAAAATAAAACACCGTACTTCTGCCACCTCCCGCAAAAATAAAGATCCTTGGGTTCGACGTGCGCTTAAAGCCGGATGGAGAAACGGAAGCCTGGAAAGGGCGGAAGCAGCAGAAAAGAAACTGCATTTTTATGAATCAAGCCTTCAGCTATCTTTCGTGGAATGGATGAACGCCAACATAAATCCAAGGCCTGGATATGCCCTGATGAAGCGTCTTTCGGCGGCCTATGTTCTAGGTTTCAACAAAGGAAAAGGCAGCTCGGAAAATGGAGTGCCTCTTCTTCTGCAGGGCACCGCGGCGGCTGTTGTCTGTGCGAGCAGTGAAGAAGACAGTCTTCATAATATGGTGAATGAGCTGGAGAGGCTGCCGCTGCAGGAAATTATCGTCGTGCTGAATGGCTGCAGGGACAACAGCTATACGATCTTAAACAGTCATCCGCTAGTAACCGTGGTTTATTATCCCGAGCTCCTGGGTCATGACGTGGGAAGAAGCATCGGAGCCAAATTGACTAGGGCTGATGCCGTTCTGTTCTGTGATGGGGATATGGTGATTCCAGCAGAACATCTTGCTCCCTTCTTGTATGCTGTAGACCGTGGATGCGATGCGGCATTGAATGATTTGAACGGCCTCCTTCCTTTGTTTATGCATCAGGATGAATTGACGCATTGTAAAAGCTTTTTAAATATGGCACTGGGCCGAAGTGATCTGGGGGCTAACTCTCTGACAGCAGTCCCTCACGCCCTTTCCGGGAGGCTAATTCGTGAAATGGATGTCCGGCATCTGATTGTACCGCCGAAGGCGCAGGCTCTGGCTATTCTGGAGGGGTACCGGGTGGAAGCGGTTCATACCGTCGATGTCTTTTCAGGAAACCGGAAGCGCGAAGGGAATGTGGGCAAGGGAAACGCAGTCGCAGATATGATTGTTGGAGATCATGCGGAGGCTCTTGATGAAATATTAAAGCGGCGGGAAGCTTCCGGTTCTATGAGGAGCTTATCCCGTATGGATGTCGCATTGCAGAGGAATGCCATATGA
- a CDS encoding glycosyltransferase family 2 protein — MRLRTGLTSIIIPTFNGLSLLISCVESIRSYTDTPYEIIVVDNASTDGTDAYCIREGIIFISLPVNEGFPKACNLGMKVARGDYLLLLNNDVTVTRSWLSNLLIAADSSADVGLVGPVTNEASGVQKMELSFRDMPDFQRVAAENNLSDAGRWIEVKRIIGMCLLLKREVLHRIGYLDEVFSPGHYEDDDYCHRARISGFRLLICKDVLVHHRGSASFKQSQPEELKALIDRNHRLFLDKWHFDPREFIEEH; from the coding sequence ATGAGACTGCGAACGGGATTGACCAGCATTATTATACCGACCTTTAACGGACTGTCTTTGTTAATCTCATGCGTTGAATCTATTCGAAGTTATACCGATACGCCTTACGAAATTATTGTAGTAGATAATGCTTCAACCGATGGAACGGATGCTTACTGTATCCGTGAGGGGATTATTTTTATATCACTGCCGGTAAATGAGGGATTCCCCAAGGCTTGCAATCTGGGAATGAAGGTGGCAAGAGGCGATTATTTATTGCTGCTTAACAACGATGTAACGGTGACGCGCAGCTGGCTGTCCAACCTGCTCATAGCTGCAGACAGCAGCGCAGACGTCGGCCTGGTGGGGCCCGTGACGAATGAGGCAAGTGGTGTGCAAAAGATGGAGCTTTCCTTCCGGGATATGCCTGATTTCCAGCGGGTCGCCGCTGAAAATAACCTTTCGGATGCTGGGCGATGGATTGAGGTAAAGCGGATTATCGGCATGTGCCTGCTGCTTAAACGAGAGGTCTTGCACCGAATCGGATATTTGGATGAGGTATTCTCGCCTGGTCATTATGAGGATGATGATTACTGCCATCGGGCGAGGATCTCGGGGTTCAGGCTTCTCATCTGCAAAGATGTGCTGGTACATCATAGGGGCAGCGCCAGCTTCAAGCAATCCCAGCCGGAAGAGCTGAAGGCATTAATAGATAGAAATCACCGGCTGTTTTTGGATAAATGGCATTTTGATCCGCGTGAATTTATCGAAGAACATTAA
- a CDS encoding sugar phosphate nucleotidyltransferase — MKGIVLAGGTGTRLYPLTRLINKHLLPVGKYPMIVYGIDRLRHTGITDILIVMGKQSAGLYTDFLGSGKEFGVNLTYRIQEEAGGIAEALELARGFVNQEERFVVLLGDNLFMDDLTPFVNSYERQPPGTARVLLKHVKDARRYGVPVFDKKQPELITEIEEKPAVPKSSYCVTGIYMYDSAVFDIISQIKPSARGELEITDVNNVYAAHGKLEYDILQKWWSDAGTFESLQEAGRRMKGMIP, encoded by the coding sequence GTGAAAGGCATCGTTTTGGCAGGCGGGACAGGAACAAGATTGTATCCGCTGACCCGGCTGATCAATAAGCATTTGCTTCCTGTAGGGAAGTATCCCATGATTGTCTACGGCATTGACCGGCTGCGGCATACGGGGATTACTGATATTTTAATCGTCATGGGCAAGCAGTCCGCCGGCTTGTATACCGATTTTTTAGGCAGCGGAAAAGAATTTGGCGTCAATCTGACATACCGGATTCAGGAAGAGGCAGGAGGTATCGCCGAGGCGCTGGAGCTTGCCCGAGGATTTGTGAATCAGGAAGAACGCTTCGTAGTGCTGCTTGGGGACAATTTGTTCATGGATGACCTGACTCCATTCGTAAATAGCTATGAACGCCAGCCGCCGGGAACAGCCAGAGTGCTACTAAAGCATGTGAAGGATGCCAGACGTTACGGAGTACCCGTATTTGACAAGAAGCAGCCAGAGCTGATCACAGAAATTGAGGAAAAACCTGCGGTTCCCAAGTCCTCCTATTGTGTGACCGGAATATATATGTATGATTCGGCCGTGTTCGATATTATTTCACAGATTAAGCCCTCAGCACGCGGCGAACTTGAAATTACCGATGTCAATAATGTATACGCGGCACACGGTAAACTGGAATATGATATTCTTCAGAAATGGTGGAGTGACGCAGGTACCTTCGAATCGCTCCAGGAAGCCGGTCGGCGCATGAAAGGGATGATCCCGTGA
- a CDS encoding GT-D fold domain-containing glycosyltransferase — MNRQLNNTAAFIPLWKKAVAVKIIRKPKVLSDKASELRQVKPEAARQTKPEATRQTKPEATRQTKPEATRQTKPEAARKRKPGKKKRSDRRRSNTPFRLPRKHERIPKGSRYRKAEPEPKPFVPPVSTEPTESYTDGSDIGYRAGGTTGAEEEMASLLPPYTVLPEVSAREIMAAGLQLYLPHLKPLLRPEEVYQRLEHSLAGGQPLSVVRLGDGELLALAHDTVLPLEHAKSAGHFLPFAGMTLPDYHARSILADAVRKADIIGIPFSRLPTYQGLLFPVLRYYGIDYGPLIFTTSTINYALHEYGFLQSLLRDKQVLVIGNLAEELARKLTASMVNVSGVISPVNGFPDIPRVLSEASMHAFDIALVASGIPAVVICQRIATELGKSALDFGHLADKLISGELSYS, encoded by the coding sequence GTGAACCGGCAACTCAATAATACAGCAGCCTTCATTCCATTATGGAAGAAGGCTGTTGCTGTAAAGATCATCAGAAAGCCAAAAGTATTGAGTGATAAAGCTTCCGAATTACGGCAGGTAAAACCCGAAGCAGCACGGCAGACAAAACCCGAAGCAACACGGCAGACAAAACCCGAAGCAACACGGCAGACAAAACCCGAAGCAACACGGCAGACAAAACCCGAAGCAGCACGGAAACGCAAGCCGGGGAAAAAAAAGCGCTCTGACCGCCGCAGGTCAAACACTCCATTCAGACTTCCCCGCAAGCATGAACGCATTCCGAAGGGATCCCGCTATCGGAAGGCGGAACCGGAGCCGAAGCCGTTCGTTCCACCCGTATCAACTGAACCTACCGAGTCCTATACGGATGGGTCTGATATAGGGTACAGGGCAGGCGGTACAACCGGAGCAGAAGAAGAAATGGCATCATTACTTCCGCCCTACACGGTGCTGCCCGAAGTGTCTGCAAGAGAGATCATGGCAGCCGGCCTGCAGTTGTATTTGCCCCATCTAAAACCGCTCCTACGGCCGGAGGAAGTTTATCAACGACTTGAGCACTCTTTGGCTGGAGGTCAGCCGCTATCGGTCGTCCGGCTCGGAGACGGGGAACTCCTCGCTTTGGCTCATGATACTGTGCTTCCATTAGAGCATGCCAAATCGGCGGGACACTTTCTTCCGTTTGCCGGCATGACGCTGCCTGATTACCATGCCCGCAGCATACTTGCGGATGCGGTAAGGAAGGCGGATATTATCGGCATACCCTTTTCGCGTCTTCCTACGTATCAGGGGCTTTTGTTTCCGGTTCTGCGCTATTATGGCATTGATTACGGGCCGCTTATCTTTACCACCTCCACAATTAATTACGCGCTTCATGAATATGGATTCCTTCAGTCTTTGCTGCGGGATAAACAGGTGCTGGTGATCGGAAATTTGGCGGAAGAATTGGCTAGAAAGCTTACAGCATCCATGGTAAATGTCTCGGGAGTGATTTCCCCTGTCAACGGATTTCCGGATATTCCCCGCGTGCTTTCGGAAGCGTCGATGCATGCCTTTGATATTGCGCTGGTTGCTAGCGGTATTCCCGCAGTTGTCATATGTCAGAGAATAGCGACGGAGCTTGGGAAATCGGCGCTGGATTTTGGCCATTTGGCGGATAAGCTTATTTCGGGTGAACTGTCATACAGCTGA